The following are encoded in a window of Psilocybe cubensis strain MGC-MH-2018 chromosome 4, whole genome shotgun sequence genomic DNA:
- a CDS encoding putative RNA-binding protein C23E6.01c, with translation MSRADQHDSDPLSLYRHSQDRDYGQHTTFVQQDRRPSVYAGAMARSLALQEHRDFNYGLPAETNTHNPTSTLPHLSSFPVFNHHNHRPSPPQNSASAIFPSTSPTDRDSPFYRQSQASSAAVAAATSIASRSTLWWSELEPWMDEEYVKQVCGLMNWDPASIKVPHPAPDPTTGQQANNPGYCFLTFPSPAHAASVLAQINKGGPLTMPNSSKPFVMNWASSTATASPLTTSFPSTAIPQTPAATQQYPKEYSIFVGDLAPETSNSDLVAVFRNPVLGLRNDREPKFIRPFLSCKSAKIMLDPSTGVSRGYGFVRFTDEADQQRALIEMHGLYCLSRPMRISPATAKFKAPQAIPGFDLQQAPFGAASNSEITDPSSQAVTIALPLPNSTQTKSVSAPIAAAGSSLSLNSNATTGSSIGGSHSINSMSTGTSSSASLSTSAYASTDDMISIPPATHMGHHQFNSFDTSPIKMASVNPFIQEAQLRQVLAQQAEDPSPRYVISAESWKHHAQARAILGNLIGPNGEQLTSTDPYNTTVFVGGLSPLISEDTLRTFFAPFGDIHYVKVPVGKHCGFVQFVRKADAEKAIEKMQGFPIGGSRIRLSWGRSQYKAAQAAAQAAQTAALQSHFNSIALPAPLPHAVNTLTQDQALEILQKFSAQGYYNGGGPSSSYEVSEIENALLTFGAREEKKEEAPAPSASTSNFTSASRPEVTRAQSSFSPFSPDPNNLYMTSGTTRRESPYSRVETLPHPSKAYAPGFLSLQPPELKVNVANNGSSSEKVSPTSARPSSGARYTGSFSGDSEPHTSLNRAPGRTEAPISRPSSGQMSVPAADADPIQDLNGTLASLDLDRSWKSPEISQGRASG, from the exons ATGTCCAGAGCAGACCAGCACGACTCGGATCCCCTTTCTCTCTATCGCCACTCCCAGGATAGAGACTATGGCCAGCATACCACCTTTGTCCAGCAGGATCGCAGGCCATCGGTCTATGCAGGCGCCATGGCACGATCGCTCGCTCTCCAGGAGCATCGTGACTTCAATTATGGCCTCCCAGCCGAAACAAACACACACAATCCCACCTCAACTCTCCCCcatctttcctcttttcctgTCTTCAACCATCATAATCACCGCCCCTCCCCCCCGCAAAACTCCGCCAGCGCTATATTTCCCTCTACCAGTCCTACCGACCGCGACTCTCCTTTCTATCGCCAGTCCCAGGCCTCCAGTGCCGCCGTTGCTGCAGCTACCTCTATTGCATCTCGCTCAACCCTTTGGTGGAGCGAGCTAGAGCCTTGGATGGATGAAGAGTATGTCAAACAAGTCTGTGGTCTCATGAATTGGGACCCGGCGAGCATCAAGGTTCCCCATCCCGCCCCAGATCCTACTACCGGCCAGCAGGCAAACAATCCGGGTTACTGTTTTTTGACTTTCCCGTCCCCCGCCCACGCCGCCTCCGTTCTCGCCCAGATCAACAAGGGCGGGCCCCTCACGATGCCTAATTCGTCCAAGCCATTTGTCATGAATTGGGCGTCCTCCACCGCTACTGCATCGCCTTTGACTACTTCTTTCCCGTCCACAGCGATTCCTCAGACTCCCGCCGCTACACAACAGTATCCCAAGGAATATAGCATTTTTGTCGGCGATTTAGCGCCAGAGACTTCCAATTCCGATTTGGTGGCCGTATTCCGTAATCCAGTCCTTGGACTACGCAATGACAGAGAGCCAAAGTTTATCAGACCGTTCCTGAGCTGCAAGAGCGCCAAAATTATGCTCGATCCGTCAACCGGTGTCTCTAGGGGCTATGGATTTGTCCG ATTCACAGACGAGGCAGATCAGCAGCGCGCCTTGATTGAAATGCATGGACTTTACTGTCTATCGCGTCCTA TGCGTATCTCACCTGCGACGGCGAAATTCAAGGCACCTCAGGCTATCCCTGGCTTTGACCTCCAGCAGGCTCCATTTGGCGCCGCCAGTAACAGTGAAATCACGGACCCTTCCAGTCAAGCAGTGACCATCGCTCTGCCTCTGCCAAATTCTACGCAGACAAAGAGTGTCTCAGCGCCTATCGCTGCAGCTGGTTCCTCGCTATCACTCAACAGCAATGCTACCACTGGATCGTCAATTGGCGGGTCTCACTCCATCAACTCTATGAGCACTGGCACCTCCTCCAGCGCCAGTTTGTCCACGTCGGCGTATGCATCTACCGATGACATGATCAGCATCCCACCAGCAACACATATGGGACACCACCAATTCAATAGTTTCGATACCAGTCCCATCAAAATGGCGAGTGTTAATCCCTTCATTCAGGAGGCTCAACTGCGACAAGTTCTTGCTCAGCAGGCGGAGGACCCCTCCCCGCGATATGTCATTTCGGCCGAGTCCTGGAAACACCACGCGCAAGCTCGTGCCATCCTCGGAAACTTGATTGGGCCCAACGGCGAGCAGCTCACGTCGACGGACCCATACAACACCACTGTTTTCGTGGGTGGATTGTCGCCTCTCATTTCTGAGGATACTTTGAGGACCTTTTTCGCACCCTTTGGAGATATCCATTAC GTCAAAGTTCCCGTGGGCAAGCACTGCGGATTTGTGCAATTCGTTCGCAAAGCAGATGCAGAGAAGGCTATCGAGAAGATGCAGGGTTTCCCTATAGGAGGGAGTAGGATTCGGTTAAGTTGGGGCAGAAGTCAAT ATAAAGCCGCGCAGGCCGCCGCACAAGCTGCACAAACAGCGGCTCTACAGAGTCATTTCAACTCCATCGCTCTCCCTGCACCTCTTCCTCACGCTGTGAACACACTCACCCAGGACCAGGCCCTTGAGATTTTGCAAAAGTTCTCTGCACAGGGATACTACAATGGTGGGGGTCCCTCCAGCTCGTATGAAGTCAGTGAAATTGAGAATGCTCTCCTCACATTTGGAGCTcgcgaggagaagaaagaagaagcacCAGCACCGTCCGCATCGACGTCGAACTTCACTTCTGCTTCGCGTCCCGAAGTGACTCGCGCTCAGTCGAGCTTCTCGCCATTCTCCCCTGATCCGAACAATTTGTACATGACCTCGGGAACTACTAGGAGAGAATCTCCTTACTCGAGGGTGGAGACTTTGCCTCATCCTTCGAAAGCGTATGCTCCCGGATTTTTGTCCCTGCAACCTCCCGAACTCAAGGTCAATGTTGCCAATAATGGTTCTAGTTCGGAGAAGGTCTCGCCGACCTCTGCCCGCCCTTCGAGCGGCGCTCGTTACACTGGCAGTTTCTCAGGAGATTCTGAACCTCATACCTCATTGAATCGCGCGCCGGGACGTACCGAGGCTCCTATCTCTCGCCCGTCGTCGGGACAAATGTCGGTTCCCGCTGCGGATGCGGATCCCATTCAAGATTTGAACGGGACCCTTGCCAgcctcgacctcgaccgtTCGTGGAAGTCTCCTGAGATCTCCCAGGGCAGGGCTAGTGGTTAG
- a CDS encoding Ribosomal RNA-processing protein 7-like protein A (Ribosomal RNA-processing protein 7 homolog A), whose product MAIPSNISGFSVIPVLYNSSTTHYLYARSHTSKGLSNKVLPEGRTLFLVNLPPDATERELVLFFKHSGTVEKVVFDFDVKELQNEASDSESDDDEEMEGIDAAGSDEQPKKKKKSQKDKAEVPTVIPLPTRPLRKFRKTGSSAYVIFLDTSSLDRALASTSKPRTWPTSDDEPSGLGHYRAMYEAARPPLDAVRAYADTFVEVYEYELAKSRQKSKYRKGEAIVDEDGFTLVTRGGAYGKTLGGGVGVASKAFQRSGESARNRHHKKEKKEKEGFYAFQKAEKQRSGLIELKRKWEEDKAKVEKLKASRRFKPY is encoded by the exons ATGGCAATTCCTTCGAATATCAGTGGATTCAGTGTAATTCCTGTACTCTATAACTCCTCTACAACACATTACCTATATGCCCGGTCCCATACATCAAAAGGACTTTCGAACAAAGTATTACCTGAAGGACGAACTCTTTTCCTAGTCAACCTTCCACCGGACGCGACAGAGCGAGAATTGGTATTATTCTTCAAGCATAGCGGGACAGTGGAGAAGGTCgtctttgattttgatgtGAAGGAGCTCCAAAACGAGGCCAGTGATAGTGAAtcggatgacgatgaagagatGGAGGGCATAGACGCCGCTGGATCAGACGAAcaacccaaaaaaaagaagaaatccCAGAAAGACAAAGCGGAGGTACCAACGGTAATACCGCTACCAACAAGACCTTTACGCAAGTTTCGAAAAACTGGTTCTTCTGCCTATGTCATTTTCCTGGATACATCTTCTTTGGACCGCGCTCTTGCTTCTACCAGTAAACCCAGGACATGGCCCACATCCGACGATGAACCTTCAGGTCTTGGGCACTACCGTGCGATGTATGAAGCAGCACGCCCCCCACTAGATGCCGTTCGTGCATACGCCGACACTTTCGTCGAGGTCTACGAATACGAGTTAGCCAAGAGCCgacaaaaatcaaaataccGGAAGGGTGAAGCAATTGTTGACGAAGATGGGTTCACTCTGGTTACAAGAGGTGGAGCATACGGCAAGACGCTTGGAGGCGGAGTGGGTGTAGCAAGCAAAGCATTCCAACGTTCTGGAGAATCGGCCAGAAATAGACATCacaagaaggaaaagaaggagaaggaaggtTTCTATGCTTTCCAGAAGGCTGAAAAGCAGCGCTCAG GCTTGATAGAACTGAAGAGGAAATGGGAAGAAGACAAAGCGAAGGTGGAAAAACTGAAGGCGTCCAGACGGTTCAAACCCTACTGA
- a CDS encoding Cytochrome P450 monooxygenase 208, whose protein sequence is MIDTTIAVETFLWTTSIVIFVGFILYTTLWLGRQSTLAVKGVRLPPGPNPRLITGNLQQLPKSDHWLEFTSWAKTYGPVTYFRVFHSKTIILNSLKAAADLLDSRSSIYSDRPIMWMAGELAGQKSMIFMTRFSNPSFKSLRRLLQDGLNARASRTYRPIQMREVQVLLQGLMDYPEAFFTHIRRNAVAVILKVAYGYQVESNGDEFVGAVDQGLKRNAELNAPGKYWVEFFPFCKFVPAWMPGAGFKKVAHETGKSWAQVNQAPFEWSRKQIATGDFVESFTSRHLLSDVGNDEGQAYDNVKWAAASLYVGGADTTVSALTSFFLAMMMHPEVQKKAQADIDKIAPNRLPTFDDYDALPYIRAIIKEVLRWAPVVPLGLFHRVMEDDIYEEYFIPKGSKIIANVWAMAHDKEMYPDPSRFDPSRHLGNSPQQDPTKFAFGFGRRVCPGAHFAEMSLFFSISSILAVFDISKPLDSNGLPEEPVIAWSTGVIRHLKPFRCHIKPRSQEHVAYLG, encoded by the exons ATGATCGATACTACAATTGCGGTGGAAACATTTCTCTGGACGACTAGCATCGTAATTTTTGTTGGCTTTATCCTGTACACAACGCTTTGGCTAGGACGTCAATCAACCCTTGCTGTCAAGGGTGTGAGGCTGCCACCAGGACCAAATCCAAGGTTAATAACGGGAAATTTACAGCAGCTACCGAAGTCCGATCATTGGCTTGAGTTCACTTCTTGGGCGAAAACCTATG GCCCAGTCACTTATTTCCGAGTGTTCCACAGTAAAACAATCATTCTTAACTCACTCAAAGCAGCAGCGGATCTCCTAGACTCCCGCTCATCCATCTACTCAGATAGGCCAATCATGTGGATGGCTGGTGAACTGGCTGGTCAGAAATCGATGATTTTCATGACCCGATTCTCGAATCCCTCCTTCAAGTCTTTGAGACGACTTCTACAGGACGGTCTCAATGCACGGGCTTCTAGGACTTATCGACCTATTCAGATGCGGGAGGTGCAGGTGCTTCTTCAAGGTCTGATGGATTACCCTGAGGCATTTTTCACTCATATAAGAAG GAATGCAGTAGCTGTAATCCTGAAAGTCGCGTATGGATACCAGGTTGAATCGAACGGTGATGAATTTGTTGGAGCAGTTGATCAAGGCCTGAAAAGGAACGCGGAATTGAATGCCCCGGGAAAATACTGGGTCGAATTCTTCCCTTTTTGCAA ATTTGTGCCGGCCTGGATGCCTGGTGCAGGATTCAAAAAGGTTGCGCACGAGACTGGAAAAAGTTGGGCACAAGTCAACCAGGCCCCGTTCGAGTGGTCCAGAAAACAAATA GCTACAGGCGACTTTGTAGAGTCTTTTACCTCACGCCACCTCCTTTCGGATGTGGGAAATGATGAAGGTCAGGCCTACGACAATGTTAAATGGGCGGCGGCATCTCTCTATGTTGGTGGAGCAGATACA ACCGTTTCTGCTTTGACGAGCTTTTTCCTTGCCATGATGATGCATCCAGAAGTACAGAAGAAAGCTCAGGCTGATATCGATAAAATTGCTCCTAATCGACTCCCAACATTTGATGACTATGACGCGCTTCCATACATCCGAGCGATTATCAAAGAGGTCTTGCGTTGGGCGCCCGTTGTTCCATTAG GTCTATTCCACCGGGTAATGGAAGATGACATCTATGAAGAGTATTTCATTCCAAAAGGCAGTAAAATCATCGCGAATGTGTG GGCTATGGCACACGACAAAGAAATGTATCCTGATCCTTCCCGATTCGATCCTTCCCGCCATTTAGGCAATTCACCCCAACAAGACCCTACGAAGTTCGCATTTGGTTTTGGAAGAAGAGTTTGTCCAG GTGCCCACTTCGCAGAGATGTCACTATTTTTCAGTATATCCAGCATCTTAGCCGTTTTCGATATTTCGAAACCTCTTGACAGTAACGGATTGCCAGAAGAGCCTGTCATAGCTTGGTCCACTGGTGTTATAAG ACACTTGAAGCCATTCCGCTGCCATATTAAACCGCGCTCACAGGAGCATGTTGCCTACTTGGGTTGA
- a CDS encoding Cytochrome P450 monooxygenase 208, translated as MQDGWINSLGISPSALLLGLAVYYGCLWLFLKYRLRLRGIRLPPGPTGSFIAGNLTQIPKVEPWLTYTSWSKIYGPIVYYRVFNNKTIILNSAKATIDLLESRSTIYSERPTSWMSGELAKRKYGVFSTSFSDPRHKSMRKLLQQGLNSRAAKSYRPIQMEETLVLLRGLKDNPTEFAAHIRRNAVAVIMKVAYGYQVESNDDRMVRYLEDAFTISASMNVPGKYWVEFFPILRFLPEWFPGAGFKRLARELGKTSSRVESIPFQWTLENMAKGDFIESFTSKHLHIEDGQLPTDRALLEEIKWCSAALYIGGGDTTVSALTTFFLIMSLYPDVQKRAQKDVDEVAPDRLPTLDDFESLPYIRAMIKEILRWAPVAPLGIPHKAMVDDIYENYFVPKGTRVIGNIWAITHDEDLYPNPHIFDPTRHLGDSPQADPFKFVFGFGRRFCPGAHLAEMSLFLNISNILAAFDISKPLDKNGVTIEPSIAWTTGITSHLKPFDCQIIPRPKNVLLEI; from the exons ATGCAAGACGGGTGGATTAACTCTCTGGGAATATCTCCTAGCGCTCTGCTGCTAGGGCTTGCTGTTTATTATGGCTGTCTCTGGCTTTTTCTGAAGTATCGACTGAGGTTGAGAGGCATTCGCCTCCCTCCTGGGCCGACCGGCAGCTTTATTGCGGGTAACCTTACACAGATACCAAAGGTAGAACCATGGCTGACTTACACATCCTGGTCAAAAATCTACG GTCCCATTGTCTATTACCGCGTATTCAACAATAAAACTATAATTCTTAACTCCGCAAAGGCAACCATAGACCTGCTAGAGTCTCGATCGACCATATATTCCGAGCGTCCGACCAGCTGGATGTCAGGAGAACTTGCAAAGAGAAAATatggtgttttctctacaTCGTTCTCTGATCCCCGTCATAAAAGCATGCGGAAACTGCTGCAGCAGGGGCTGAACTCCAGGGCGGCTAAGAGTTACCGGCCAATTCAAATGGAAGAGACGTTGGTGCTTCTTCGCGGCTTGAAAGACAATCCGACAGAATTTGCAGCACACATCCGCAG GAATGCAGTAGCGGTCATCATGAAAGTCGCATACGGATACCAGGTAGAATCTAACGACGATAGAATGGTTAGGTATTTGGAAGATGCATTCACTATCAGCGCATCCATGAATGTGCCTGGTAAATACTGGGTTGAATTTTTCCCAATAC TAAGATTCCTCCCAGAGTGGTTCCCCGGTGCTGGTTTCAAAAGGTTGGCGCGTGAGCTCGGAAAAACTTCCAGCCGCGTAGAAAGCATTCCTTTCCAATGGACGTTGGAAAACATG GCGAAGGGCGACTTCATCGAATCGTTCACCTCGAAGCATCTCCACATAGAAGATGGACAACTCCCAACAGACCGAGCTCTATTAGAGGAAATTAAATGGTGTTCTGCTGCATTGTACATCGGCGGTGGAGACACG ACCGTCTCTGCACTGACAACATTCTTCTTAATTATGTCACTCTATCCCGATGTTCAGAAGCGAGCGCAGAAGGATGTCGACGAGGTGGCACCTGATAGACTTCCAACTCTCGATGACTTCGAGTCCCTTCCGTATATCAGAGCGATGATCAAGGAGATTCTACGGTGGGCACCTGTGGCCCCACTCG GTATTCCGCATAAAGCAATGGTGGATGACATCTACGAAAACTATTTCGTACCCAAAGGTACTAGAGTAATAGGCAATATATG GGCAATTACACACGACGAAGATTTATATCCTAATCCCCATATCTTTGATCCTACACGCCACTTGGGGGACTCGCCCCAGGCTGATCCTTTTAAGTTTGTCTTCGGGTTTGGGAGGAGATTTTGCCCAG GGGCACATCTGGCAGAGATGTCGCTATTCCTGAACATATCAAACATATTAGCTGCATTCGACATTTCAAAACCTTTGGACAAGAATGGAGTAACTATCGAGCCTTCCATTGCCTGGACTACAGGTATCACAAG CCATCTCAAGCCCTTTGATTGCCAAATCATACCTCGTCCTAAAAATGTTCTCCTTGAAATATGA
- a CDS encoding UPF0664 stress-induced protein C29B12.11c — protein sequence MALNWAMLSSHRAPVPLPNEMTITTVDSGVDVSLTILDTPPVGPSSTAGRSGGAKKMKATGRLWLTDQRFIFVTDANSSFESLSVPLHAILSTRFEQPTFGANYLTFQVKPSAEGGLTEGTTVEVRFKDRAMFEFVSLLEKSRERAIYMKRQIQEDEEGLPTYTMPAESSTVSMVGGIPVENPPSYA from the exons ATGGCACTCAATTGGGCAATGCTTTCTTCTCACCGCGCACCGGTACCACTACCCAACGAAATGACGATTACGACTGTGGATTCGGGGGTCGACGTGTCGCTCACTATCCTAGATACTCCACCGGTAGGACCATCGTCGACTGCGGGAAGAAGTGGTGGCgcgaagaaaatgaaggcaACCGGGAGGTTGTGGCTGACCGATCAACGG TTCATATTTGTCACTGATGCCAATTCCTCGTTTGAGTCGTTATCTGTCCCGCTACACGCAATCCTGTCAACGCGGTTCGAGCAACCCACCTTTGGTGCAAACTACCTTACATTTCAAGTAAAGCCCTCTGCAGAAGGCGGGCTGACAGAAGGGACGACTGTAGAAGTGCGATTCAAAGATCGTGCAATGTTTGAGTTTGTTAGTTTGTTGGAGAAGTCAAGGGAGCGGGCGATATATATGAAGAGGCAGATCcaggaagacgaggaagggCTAC CTACGTACACAATGCCCGCGGAATCAAGTACAGTATCAATGGTTGGAGGAATTCCTGTCGAGAATCCTCCAAGCTACGCTTAA